CCGGTCGCTGGCGCGCTAAACCTCGTTGGGCCGGATACGCTCTACGGCCGCTATTGGGGCACGGTCGAGGAGGTGCCGTTCCTTCACTTCGAGCTGTGCTTTTACCGGGCTATCGAATGGGCGATCGCGCATGGCCTGGCGTCGGTGCAGGCCGGCGCGCAGGGGGAGCACAAAATCGGGCGCGGTTACGAGCCGGTCATCACCCGCTCCGCGCATTTCCTGCCCAACCGCAGCTTTCGCGACGCCGTCGCCAAATTCCTGGAAGGCGAGCGCGCCGCCATCGCGCAGGAGATGGCCTGGCTGGCCGACGCCTTGCCCTATCGCGCGACGTCTTCGGCGTAAATCGCGACGCAGCGGTCGTCGGCGCTAGCCATCCCGCGATACATGGCCGGGGTAGTGAAGCCCCACGCCGCCTCGCCGTCGGGCGCGACCGCGATCAGGCCGCCCTTGCCGCCAATGCCTTCAAGGTCCGCAAGCACGCCATCAAGCGCCTGCTGCAGCGTTTCGCCGCCGAGCCGCATTCGGGCGGCAAGCTCGTGCGCGGCGACGGCGCGGATAAAATATTCGCCTGACCCGGTGGCGGACACCGCCGCGGCGCGGTCGTCGGCGTAGGTCCCGGCGCCGATCAGCGGCGAATCGCCGATTCGACCCCAGCGCTTGGCGGTGATGCCGCCGGTCGAGGTCGCCGCGGCGACGTGGCCGTGCGTGTCGACCGCAACCGCGCCGATCGTGCCATATTTGATCGGATCGGCGTCATTGCCCGCAGCCAGAGCTTCCTCAAGCTGGCGCCGCCGTTCGGGCAGGACGAAGAAGTCGTTTCCGACCTGCTCGATGCCCGCCTTGGCGGCAAAGCGATCGGCCGCGACTCCCGCCAGGAAGACGTGCGGGCCCTGTTCCATCAAGCGCCGCGCCAGCGTCACCGGCGCGCGAGTCGTCCGCAGGCCGGCGACCGCGCCGGCCCTGCGGTCGCGGCCGTCCATGATCGCGGCGTCGAGCTCGACCACGCCGTCCTCGGTCAGCACGCTGCCGCGCCCGGCGTTGAAGCAGGGGTCTTCCTCGAGCACACGGGCGGCCGCCTCGACCGCGTCGACCGCGGACCCTCCATCCGCCAAAATCGCCGCGCCGGCATCGAGCGCGGCGTTCAGCCCGGCGAGCGCCCGTGCCTCATGCGTCGGGTCGTGATGCGCGATCCGTTCCGATCCCGCGCCGCCGTGGATGACGATCCGCCACTTGGTCATGGCGCGGCCTTAGCGGCGGCGTTCGCGCTGTCCAGAACGCTTGGGCTCAGCCGACGCCAAGGTCGCGCTGCTGGTTGACCAGCCGCCATTCGTCGAGGTCGGACAGCATGAAGCGCGCGGCCTGCTCGGCAAGGTCGGCGGCGCGGGTCAGGTTGGTGTGCTTGCGCAGCTCCTGATCAATATGCTCGAGCGTGTCGGCGGTCGCCAGCGAGCGCAGCGCATCGCCGCCGAAATCGCCCTGGAAGCGAATCCCGAACACCGCCGTGGCGAGCGCCGGAAAGCCCGCCGAAATGAGCGTGAACCATTCGCCATAAGCATCCACGAACGCCGATTCCCACGACAGGCCGACGAGGGTGATGATCGACACGATGAGCGTGATGAAGAACAGGATCGTGCCGATCTTCTCGAGCCGCTTGTCGAGGGTCATGATCTGCGCCGCGTTGCGGCGGTGGTAGCTGACCTGCGGCGCGATTTCGTGATCGGTGACCGATTCGGCGATGAGGTCGGCGGACGCCGGCGTGATGACGCCCGCGGGGCAGCCCATCGCGCGCCAGATTGCGCCCGCATACCAGTCGATCCAGCGCTGCGGCACGGGATTGGTCTCGGTCCCCGGCGGATCGGGCGCGGCAATGCCGAGCAATTTGAGGCTGCGCATCGGACGCAGCCGCTCGGCAAGCTGACGATAATCGAGCCAGCGCCGGTGCCATTCGTTCTTGGTCCCGACATGCGCATTGAGGATCACCGCGACGGTCAGGATCATTTCGAACATCGCCCATTGCAACTTGTACTGGGGCAGCATGAAGGCGCTGAGACCCATGCACACCGCGAGCCCGCCCATGACGAAACTGAAGACATGGCCGCTGCGATACGTCTGGGCGAGGTTGGTCGCGGGCAGGTCCGTCCAGCGATAAGCTTCCTCTAGAAGCTCGAACGGCGCGGCGATGCCGAGGTCGGCACAGTCGCGACGGTATTGCGCCCATTCTTCCCGCACGCGCACGCGGCCGTGGATTTCATTGAGGTCGCGCAAGCGGAAGCGGCGGATGCCGACCGCGGCAAGCAACAGGCCATATTCTGGCCGCAAGCGGAACCGCGGCAAGTGCTCGCGCATGAAGCGATCGACGAACTTGCCTTCGACTGCGCTCGGCGGCGGCAGCAGCATGGCCTTCAGCATGAGATCGACATGCTCGCGATCCAACGGCCGCTCGGCCATCGGATCGTCACCCATCGTGTCGACAACGGGGTCGAAGGCGGCCCACAGCAAGCGGTCGGGCCGCGCCGGGTCGGGCGCCAGATGCGCGACCGGCACGCCGCGA
The sequence above is drawn from the Sphingomonas lutea genome and encodes:
- a CDS encoding isoaspartyl peptidase/L-asparaginase family protein, producing MTKWRIVIHGGAGSERIAHHDPTHEARALAGLNAALDAGAAILADGGSAVDAVEAAARVLEEDPCFNAGRGSVLTEDGVVELDAAIMDGRDRRAGAVAGLRTTRAPVTLARRLMEQGPHVFLAGVAADRFAAKAGIEQVGNDFFVLPERRRQLEEALAAGNDADPIKYGTIGAVAVDTHGHVAAATSTGGITAKRWGRIGDSPLIGAGTYADDRAAAVSATGSGEYFIRAVAAHELAARMRLGGETLQQALDGVLADLEGIGGKGGLIAVAPDGEAAWGFTTPAMYRGMASADDRCVAIYAEDVAR